A stretch of the Chelonoidis abingdonii isolate Lonesome George chromosome 11, CheloAbing_2.0, whole genome shotgun sequence genome encodes the following:
- the PQBP1 gene encoding polyglutamine-binding protein 1 — MPLPVALQSRLAKRGLLKHVEPEPEEEVIAEDYDDDHVDYEATRIENLPPNWYKVFDPICGLPYYWNMENDLVSWLSPNDPNSIITKAAKKLKNSLETDEKPERPYEKPEREEVKERRYHRREELAPYPKSKKSSRKDEELDPMDPSAYSDAPRGTWSTGLPKRNEAKTGADTTAAGPLFQQRPYPSPGAVLRANAEASRAKQQD; from the exons ATGCCGCTGCCGGTGGCGCTTCAGTCCCGCCTGGCCAAGAGAGGCCTCCTCAAGCACGTGGAGCCGG AGCCCGAGGAGGAGGTCATCGCAGAAGATTACGATGACGACCACGTGGATTACGAAGCCACCAGAATTGAGAATTTGCCGCCCAACTGGTATAAAGTGTTTGACCCCATCTG cggTCTCCCCTATTACTGGAACATGGAGAACGACCTGGTCTCCTGGCTCTCTCCTAACGATCCCAACTCCATCATCACCAAAGCTGCAAAGAAGTTGAAAAACAGCCTAG AGACTGATGAGAAGCCGGAGCGCCCCTACGAGAAGCCGGAGCGCGAGGAGGTGAAGGAGCGGCGTTACCATCGCCGGGAAGAGCTGGCGCCGTATCCCAAGAGCAAGAAAA gCAGCCGCAAGGACGAGGAGCTAGACCCCATGGACCCCAGTGCCTACTCGGATGCCCCACG gGGCACATGGTCGACGGGGCTGCCGAAGCGCAACGAGGCGAAGACGGGGGCTGACACAACCGCAGCCGGGCCCCTGTTCCAGCAGCGCCCATACCCCAGCCCCGGTGCCGTGCTGCGGGCCAACGCCGAGGCCTCCCGCGCCAAGCAGCAGGACTGA